In a single window of the Massilia oculi genome:
- the lpdA gene encoding dihydrolipoyl dehydrogenase has product MSTVEVKVPNIGDFKDVEVIELMVKAGDTIKVDQSLITVESDKASMEIPSTHAGVVKDIAVKVGDKINEGTLLLTVEESGSGAAAPAAEKATEKPAEKPAEKPAAPTESQAPAKPAPAPAAAAPAPNASSYSGQVDIECEMMVLGAGPGGYSAAFRAADLGMNTVLVEKYATLGGVCLNVGCIPSKALLHVAHIMDETAHMADLGVSFAKPQVDIDKLRAHKDGVIKKMTGGLAFMAKARKVNVVQGVGQFLSPNHIEVTGPDGGKKVVAFKKAIIAAGSSVVKLPFVPEDPRIVDSTGALELRQVPKKMLVIGGGIIGLEMATVYSSLGSRIDVVEMMDGLMQGADREAVKVWQKFNAHRFDNIMLKTKTVGVEALPEGIKVTFEAAEAGATSPEPQLYDLVLVAVGRSPNGKKIAADKAGVTVSDRGFIAVDSQMRTNVPHIFAIGDLVGQPMLAHKAVHEAHVAAEAALDKKTHFDAKVIPSVAYTDPEVAWVGLTEDEARQKGIKVEKGHFPWNASGRAVANGRDEGFTKLLFDAETHRIVGGTIVGTNAGDMIGEIALAIEMGADGVDIGKTIHPHPTLGESIGMAAEAYEGVCTDLPPPKKR; this is encoded by the coding sequence AGGTCGGTGACAAGATCAATGAAGGCACGCTGCTGCTGACGGTGGAAGAGTCGGGCTCCGGCGCTGCCGCGCCTGCGGCTGAAAAAGCTACCGAGAAGCCGGCCGAAAAGCCAGCCGAAAAGCCAGCCGCGCCGACCGAATCGCAAGCGCCAGCCAAGCCGGCGCCTGCTCCGGCCGCTGCCGCTCCTGCGCCGAATGCGTCGAGCTACTCGGGCCAGGTCGACATCGAATGCGAGATGATGGTGCTGGGCGCGGGCCCTGGCGGCTATTCGGCCGCCTTCCGCGCCGCCGACCTCGGCATGAACACCGTGCTGGTCGAGAAGTACGCGACCCTGGGCGGCGTGTGCCTGAACGTCGGTTGCATTCCATCGAAGGCGCTACTGCACGTGGCGCACATCATGGATGAAACCGCGCACATGGCGGACCTGGGCGTCTCGTTCGCCAAGCCGCAGGTCGACATCGACAAGCTGCGCGCGCACAAGGATGGCGTGATCAAGAAGATGACCGGCGGCCTGGCCTTCATGGCCAAGGCGCGCAAGGTCAATGTGGTGCAGGGTGTGGGCCAGTTCCTGAGCCCGAACCACATCGAAGTCACCGGTCCCGATGGCGGCAAGAAGGTCGTCGCCTTCAAGAAGGCGATCATCGCGGCCGGTTCGTCGGTCGTCAAGCTGCCGTTCGTGCCGGAAGATCCGCGCATCGTCGATTCGACCGGCGCGCTGGAGCTGCGCCAGGTGCCGAAGAAGATGCTGGTCATCGGCGGAGGCATCATCGGCCTGGAAATGGCGACCGTCTATTCGTCGCTGGGTTCGCGCATCGACGTGGTCGAGATGATGGACGGCCTGATGCAGGGCGCTGATCGCGAGGCCGTCAAGGTCTGGCAGAAGTTCAATGCCCACCGCTTCGACAACATCATGCTGAAAACGAAAACCGTCGGCGTGGAAGCGCTGCCGGAAGGGATCAAGGTCACCTTCGAAGCGGCCGAAGCGGGCGCCACTTCGCCGGAACCGCAGCTGTACGACCTGGTGCTGGTGGCCGTGGGCCGCAGCCCGAACGGCAAGAAGATCGCCGCCGACAAGGCCGGCGTGACGGTGAGCGATCGCGGCTTCATCGCGGTCGACAGCCAGATGCGCACCAATGTGCCGCACATCTTCGCCATCGGCGACCTGGTGGGCCAGCCGATGCTGGCGCACAAGGCGGTGCACGAGGCGCACGTGGCGGCCGAAGCGGCCCTGGACAAGAAGACCCACTTCGACGCCAAGGTCATTCCGTCGGTCGCGTACACCGATCCCGAAGTGGCATGGGTCGGCCTCACCGAGGATGAAGCCAGGCAGAAGGGCATCAAGGTCGAGAAGGGCCACTTCCCGTGGAACGCCAGCGGCCGCGCGGTCGCCAACGGCCGCGACGAAGGCTTCACCAAGCTGCTGTTCGACGCCGAGACGCACCGCATCGTCGGCGGCACCATCGTCGGCACCAATGCCGGCGACATGATCGGCGAGATCGCGCTGGCGATCGAGATGGGCGCGGACGGCGTGGACATCGGCAAGACCATCCACCCGCACCCGACCCTGGGCGAGTCGATCGGCATGGCGGCGGAGGCCTACGAAGGCGTCTGCACCGATTTGCCGCCGCCGAAGAAGCGCTAA
- a CDS encoding LytR/AlgR family response regulator transcription factor, which produces MLDYLATQLREAWPGLEVVSAPNGIEALRLIDELGPQVVFLDIQMPGLTGIDLAARLCAGGNPPRVVFTTAHEHYAAQAFEHEAFDYLLKPIRQERLARTVERLRAALSAPAPAPALPADALQALLRQLGAGVPAAPAAPAPLQWIRAAAGQETRLIAVEEVIYFQSNDKYTSVFLPDGESLIRTPLRQLKEQLDPQQFWQIHRGVIVAARHVAGTRTDFRGRLYVKLKGREEQLVVSRNYMDVFRQM; this is translated from the coding sequence CTGCTCGACTATCTCGCCACCCAGCTGCGCGAGGCCTGGCCCGGGCTCGAGGTCGTAAGCGCGCCGAACGGCATCGAAGCGCTGCGCCTGATCGACGAGCTGGGGCCGCAGGTGGTCTTCCTCGACATCCAGATGCCGGGCCTGACCGGGATCGACCTGGCCGCGCGGCTGTGCGCCGGCGGCAATCCGCCGCGCGTGGTGTTCACCACCGCCCACGAGCATTACGCGGCCCAGGCCTTCGAGCACGAGGCCTTCGATTATTTGCTGAAACCGATACGCCAGGAGCGGCTGGCGCGCACCGTCGAGCGGCTGCGCGCCGCGCTGTCGGCGCCGGCTCCGGCGCCCGCGTTGCCGGCGGATGCGCTGCAAGCGCTATTGCGCCAGCTGGGTGCCGGCGTTCCCGCTGCCCCTGCCGCGCCGGCGCCGCTGCAATGGATCCGCGCCGCGGCGGGCCAGGAAACGCGCCTGATTGCGGTCGAGGAAGTGATCTACTTCCAGAGCAACGACAAGTACACCAGCGTGTTCCTGCCGGATGGCGAAAGCCTGATCCGCACGCCGCTGCGGCAATTGAAGGAACAGCTGGACCCGCAGCAGTTCTGGCAGATCCACCGCGGCGTGATCGTGGCGGCGCGCCACGTTGCCGGCACGCGCACCGACTTTCGCGGGCGGCTGTACGTGAAGCTCAAGGGACGGGAGGAACAGCTGGTGGTAAGCCGCAACTACATGGACGTATTTCGGCAGATGTAA